In bacterium, the genomic window CTTGAATAAAAAGTAGATAAACGGCAGGAATAACTTTGTGATAGTCTTTCATATTTTGATCTATTGGCGGCCCCGAGAGGAGTCGAACCTCCAACCTCACCCTTAGGACGGGTTTGCTCTATCCATTGAGCTACAGGGCCAGTTAAAAATCTCCTTCTCTTATATAAGCCTTAGAAAAAATCTTGGATTCTACTTGAGTAAAAACCTTCAGAACCTGAACTTCTAAAGTAGTTTTGTTCTTTTCCAAAGTTAGTTTGTTAACTTTCAATTTTCCCAAGTAAAAATAGTCTTCATCACAAAACTCAATGGGTTTGTGGAGAGGAAAAAGTCTTTCACCAGACTTTTCTACCTTGAACTTTAAGCCTTTCCTGAGCTTCTTTTTATCAAGTTCCTTTCTATTCAACTTTAGGAGACTATTGAACTCTAATTGGTAACCCATTTTATTTGGTCGGGGTGACACGAATTGAACGTGCGACCTCTGCGTCCCGAACGCAGCGCTCTGCCCCTGAGCTACACCCCGAGGTAATCCGAGGGATCCAGGACCTTTTTTGATCAAGCTCTCAAAAAAGTCCTACACCCCGAATTTGTTAATGTCATTCTGAGGCAAAGCCGAAGAATCTCCTAGATTCTGAAACAAGTTCAGAATGACTTAATAAAGAGATTCTTCGCTTGTAGCTCAGGATGACAGAAATACTGTCAGTTCTTTGGAATTTTAGTCTAATTTGTGCTAGAATTCAAACGCTTTCGCGTTTTGCATTCATTAGGCGAAAGTCAAACCCACAATGGCAATTGGACACAAAAAACGCTTTTGGCTCTTTGTTTTTATACGAACTCTCGCTAACACACTGATCGTGGTGGGGGTAATTTTTAGTTTCATTGCTTTTTGGCCCTTTATCTCTTCTGAAATTCGTTACCGTTGGGATCAATGGCGAGATCAAAAGTACAGCATTGATACTGCGGCGGTCCCGAGTAGCGGTTTGGGAGGGCTTTTAGGCAAGCCGCCACCGATCAAGATCACCCCAGTCAACAAAGATTTCGGCATTATTATCGAAAAAATTCATGTTAACGCTCCTGTAATTACTGATGTTGACTCGACCAAGTACGCGGTTTATATCGACGCTCTCAATCGGGGAGTGGCCCATGCTCGCGGGACTGGAAAGCCTGGAGAGCCTACCAAAGAAGGCAACAACAACACCTTTCTTTTTGCTCATTCGGCAATAAATCCATTTTATGCCAAAAAATACAACGCTGTTTTTTACCTTCTGCGCAAAGTTGAAGTTGGGAACAGAATTGTGGTTTTTTACAAACAAAAAAGGTTTGACTATTTAGTTAAAGACAAACGGGTGGTGGAAGCCAGTGACGTGCGCTATTTGACCGAACCAAGCAAAAAACCCTTACTTACTCTCCAAACCTGTGACCCACCGGGTTCAAGCTTGCGGCGTTTGATCATTACCGCCGAGCCAGACCCAAAAACTACATAAAGTTAAAAAAACCTTTAGTGGAGGTCAATTGAATAGAGATTCGGTTGCTTGGCGATTGACGAGTTTAGACTGGTACTTATTATTAATTTCGAGCCGTTGGGCCAGGCAAAAACGGCCTCTAGATCAAAATTACCAGTATAAATTGTTGCTTGGTTGGATCCGTCAGATTCAATCAGACTGATTGAGGCTTTGCTGATCAAAATTAAGTGGTGGCTGTCATGACCGGACTGAGTTTCTTCCGGGTACCATAAATAAGAATCAGCTTTCGGTAAATTATAAATCTTAGCCTTATCGTCGAAACCAACGTAAGGTTTGGAGTCATAAACTAAGGCAGTGCCGTCCTTTTTTACGATCAAAACTCGCTCTTCGTCAGGAGAGAAAGAAACTGTCTTGGCTCCTTCGGAGAGTTTTTTGGCTTGACTACCGATGTGATTAAAGCGATCGCTAGTCTTTAAGGTAGAGTCTTGCAACCAACCTTTTTTGAGTTCGGATACTTTAGCACTAATATCGGTAAACTGCTTATTTTCACTGCTGGCATCGAGAAGAAAATTTTTCTCGACTTCAGCTACTTTTAAGGTTACCAAAACAGACTTTGAATCTGGGATCCACTGATATTCGGCCGAAGAAAATTTAAAAGTGCTTGAATCTTGCGCGATCAGTTTGGGTTCTTTCGAAAAGAACAAGGGTCGGTCGGAAAGATCAAGCACCCAAAGGCCTTCTTTGTCAGCGGAGTTGACCGCATAGACCAGCTTTTGGTTGTCCGGGGAGATTTTTGGCCCAAGGACTCCGGTGAAAGTAACTGCTTTCAAATTTGGGGCTGCTGGGAAAAGAAGAGCTTCTAGTGGTGTGACCAAACCGGCTCGGACTTCGACCTCCTTTTGCCAATCAATAAAACCACTCTTTTTGAGAGTGATTTTGTACTTTCCGGGGTGTAGGTTGGTGAGGTTTACATCAGTAGCTTGTTTGGGACTTTTTTCACCGTCAATGAGAACAGCTGCACCTTTGGGGGTGGTAGTGATTTGAATGATACCGGTGCCATCGATAGATCTATTTTTAAAATCAATTCGATAGCCCTTAGCATAAAGATAAGCAGCGGTTGTCACCGAAAGGGCAATAACTATCAATAGGGCCAAACCCAAAAATCTTTTTAGCATTTGAGTCTAAGTTTATCACAAGGGTGGATTCTATCCAATCAAGTAAGGTTTTGATCGTTTTAGGTAAATTTGGATCTAGTAGAGGAAAAAAGTCTTTTACAACCAAGGCGAAAAAAGTTAATATGGTTGGGCAATGTTTTCCAAGCGAATTGGTATTGATCTCGGTACAGCCAACTGTCTAGTCTATCTGGAAGGCTCTGGGGTGGTTCTCAACGAACCAACAGTTGTTGCGGTCAGTACAGAAGAAGGGGAAGTTTT contains:
- a CDS encoding DUF2584 family protein, producing MGYQLEFNSLLKLNRKELDKKKLRKGLKFKVEKSGERLFPLHKPIEFCDEDYFYLGKLKVNKLTLEKNKTTLEVQVLKVFTQVESKIFSKAYIREGDF
- a CDS encoding sortase — protein: MAIGHKKRFWLFVFIRTLANTLIVVGVIFSFIAFWPFISSEIRYRWDQWRDQKYSIDTAAVPSSGLGGLLGKPPPIKITPVNKDFGIIIEKIHVNAPVITDVDSTKYAVYIDALNRGVAHARGTGKPGEPTKEGNNNTFLFAHSAINPFYAKKYNAVFYLLRKVEVGNRIVVFYKQKRFDYLVKDKRVVEASDVRYLTEPSKKPLLTLQTCDPPGSSLRRLIITAEPDPKTT
- a CDS encoding PEGA domain-containing protein, with the protein product MLKRFLGLALLIVIALSVTTAAYLYAKGYRIDFKNRSIDGTGIIQITTTPKGAAVLIDGEKSPKQATDVNLTNLHPGKYKITLKKSGFIDWQKEVEVRAGLVTPLEALLFPAAPNLKAVTFTGVLGPKISPDNQKLVYAVNSADKEGLWVLDLSDRPLFFSKEPKLIAQDSSTFKFSSAEYQWIPDSKSVLVTLKVAEVEKNFLLDASSENKQFTDISAKVSELKKGWLQDSTLKTSDRFNHIGSQAKKLSEGAKTVSFSPDEERVLIVKKDGTALVYDSKPYVGFDDKAKIYNLPKADSYLWYPEETQSGHDSHHLILISKASISLIESDGSNQATIYTGNFDLEAVFAWPNGSKLIISTSLNSSIAKQPNLYSIDLH